Part of the Lysobacter enzymogenes genome is shown below.
GATCCTGGTGGTCGGCGCGTTCCTGCGCAGCTGGCGCGCGACCCTGGTGCCGGGCGTGGCGGTGACCGTGTCGATCCTCGGCGCGGTCGCGGTCATGTACCTGCTCGGTTTCAGCCTCAACAACCTCAGCCTGATGGCGTTGACCATCGCCACCGGCTTCGTCGTCGACGACGCCATCGTGGTGGTGGAGAACACCAGCCGCCATCTGGAACGCGGCATGGACCGGTTCCAGGCCGCGCTGCTCGGCGCGCGCGAGGTCGGCTTCACCGTGGTCTCGATCAGCCTGTCGCTGGTCGCGGTGTTCATCCCCTTGCTGTTCATGGGCGGCATCGTCGGCCGGCTGTTCCGCGAGTTCGCGGTGACCCTGTCGGCGGCGGTGCTGATCTCGCTGCTGGTGTCGCTGACCACCACCCCGATGATGTGCGCGTGGCTGCTGCGGCCGCAGGCGCAGGAAAAGCCGCCGGGGCGCGTGGGCGCATGGCTGGAGCGCAGCCTGGAGCGGGTGCGCCAGACCTACGGCGCCAGCTTGCGCTGGGCGCTGGCGCATACCGGCACGATGCTGGCTTTGCTGGCGCTGACCGTGGTCCTCAACGGCTATTTGTTCGTCAAGATTCCCAAGGGCTTCTTTCCCGAGCAGGACACCGGCCAGATGACCGGCGGCCTGCGCGCGGACCAGAGCATTTCGTTCCAGGCGATGCAGGGCAAGCTCAAGGAAATCGTCGACTTGGTGCGGCGCGACCCCGCGGTGGCGAGCGTGGTCGGCTTCACCGGCGGCTCGCGCGCCGGCGGCGGTTTCGTGTTCCTGACCCTCAAGCCCAAGCCCGCGCGCAAGGACAGCAGCGAGCAGGTGATCGCGCGGCTGCGCCCGCAGCTGATGCGGATCAGCGGCGCGACCTTGTTCCTCAACCCGGTCCAGGACGTGCGCCTGGGCGGGCGCTCGAGCAACTCGACCTACCAGTACACGCTCAAGAGCGACAACAGCGGCGACCTGCGGGTCTGGGCCGACAAGCTGACCGCGGCGATGAAGCAGCAGCCGGAGCTGACCGACGTGGATTCCGACACCCAGCCGCACGGGGTCGAAAGCTACGTCAGCATCGACCGCGCCACCGCCTCGCGCCTCGGCATCGCTCCGGTCGACATCGACAACGCGCTGTACGACGCGTTCGGCCAGCGCCAGGTCTCGACCATCTACAAGAACCTCAACCAGTACCACGTGATCCAGGAAGTCGATCCGGCCTATGCGCGCGATCCTTCCGCGTTGAACGATCTGTACGTGCCCGCACACGCCACCCCGGCGGTGACCCAGGTCCAGTCCGGCCCGACCGCCGCGCCGGTGCGCGGCGCCTCGCAAGGCAATGCGCTGACCCAGAGCCCGCGGCAGATGGTGCCGCTGTCGGCGATCGCGCGCTTCGCCGATGCGGCCGCGCCGACTTCGATCAACCACCAGGACGCGCAGCTGGCGACCACGGTCTCGTTCAACCTCGCGCCCGGCCGCTCGCTCAGCGACGCCCAGGACGCGATCGCCCGCGCGCAGGCGCAGATCGGCCTGCCGGCCAACGTGCACGGCAGTTTCCAGGGCACCGCCAAGGCCTTCCAGGACACCGCCAAGAGCCAGCCGCTGCTGATCCTGGCGGCGATCGTGGCGATCTACATCGTGCTCGGCATCCTCTACGAAAGCCTGATCCACCCCTTGACCGTGCTGTCGACGCTGCCCTCGGCCGGGATCGGCGCGGTGCTGGCGCTGATGCTGCTGCGCATGGAGTTCTCGGTGATCGCGCTGATCGGGCTGGTGCTGCTGATCGGCATCGTCAAGAAGAACGCGATCCTGATCATCGACTTCGCCCTCGACGCGGAACGCGCGCGCGGGCTGGACGCGCGCAAGGCGATCTTTGAGGCCTCGATGCTGCGTTTCCGTCCGATCCTGATGACCACCCTGGCCGCCGCGCTCGGCGCGCTGCCGCTGGCGATCGGATTCGGCGAAGGCGCCGAACTGCGCCAGCCGCTCGGCGTGGCGATCATCGGCGGCTTGATGGCGAGCCAGGTGCTGACCTTGCTGACCACGCCGGTGGTGTACTGCTGCCTCGACAAACTGCGTCGGCCCGGCAAGAACGAGGCGTGGCTGGCGCGGGCGGGCGATGCGGGCGAGGCAGAGCAGCCGGCTTGAACGTCGGCGGGCCGCCGCGGGCGCAACCCGGCTACTGCACGAGCTGTTCGGCCTCGACCGAAAACAACTGCCAGCGGCCGTCGAGCTTCTGGTACGACAGCCCGGCGTTGCGCGGTTCGCAGCCGCGGCCCGGATCGCCGACCGGCAGGCAGAAATAGACCTCGACATCGGCGCCGTCGCGGCGGCCGTCGGTGAATTCGATGCGTTCGAGCCGGGCCTTGGCCGGAATCGCGCCGGTGGTCTGCAAGGTCGCGAAGTCTTCGCGGATCTGCCGGTCCGGCACGGTCGAGGTGCAGGCGGCCAACGCCGTCGCGGCCAGTACGGCGGCGGCGATGCGGGCGAAACGGCGCAGGGCGCGGGCGGAACGACGGTCCATGTCGGTGAGGGCGCTGGCGGCCTCCTTGGCCGCGGGAGTGGCGATGATTCGCGATGCCCGCCGCGAACGCAAGCACCGAAGCGCACCGCGACGGCCGCACCGAAGCGCGAACGGGTTGGCGCTTTCGAGGACGACAACGGCGCAACGGCGCGGCGGCGGCCGCTACGACAGGCAGGCGACAGCCGCCGCGCCTAAGGTCGCGCCCCTTCTCCGCGACACAGACAGAACCGATGAGACTCCCGCTGTTCGCCGCCGCCGCCGCCGCGGCGCTGCTGGCGCTGGCCGCGCCCGCGCAGGCCCAGACCTATCTGTTCCAGGACGAGTTCGACGGTCCCGCCGGCGCCCAGCCCGATCCGGCCAAGTGGCAGCAGCAGACCGGCTGCGAATGGGGCAACGGCGCCGAAGACCAGTGCTACACCGACGGCGGCCGCAACGCCGCGCTGAACGGCAGCGGCCAACTGGTGATCCGCGCCCGCCGCGAGGACTACCACGGCTATCGCTACACCTCGGCGCGGCTGATGAGCC
Proteins encoded:
- a CDS encoding efflux RND transporter permease subunit, which encodes MNLSAPFVRRPIGTVLLTAGLALSGIAAFFSLPVSPLPQVDFPTVSVSANLPGASPETMASNVATPLERRLGTIADVTEMTSQSSTGQARVTLQFDLSRSIDGAARDVMAAINAARGDLPATLKSNPSYRKVNPADAPIMIVAMTSASRTPGQIYEAATNIVQQTLSQVDGVGDVEIGGGSLPAVRVEINPYALNRYGIGLEDVRAAISAANANRPKGVVEDGERALQIYTNDTGQSAADFRDLVVAWRDNAAVRLRDVARVIDSVEDVHTMGLFNGRPAVVAVISRQPGANIIRTVDGVRAALPTLKKQLPADIELSIASDRTNTIRASLDEVGATLAIALVLVILVVGAFLRSWRATLVPGVAVTVSILGAVAVMYLLGFSLNNLSLMALTIATGFVVDDAIVVVENTSRHLERGMDRFQAALLGAREVGFTVVSISLSLVAVFIPLLFMGGIVGRLFREFAVTLSAAVLISLLVSLTTTPMMCAWLLRPQAQEKPPGRVGAWLERSLERVRQTYGASLRWALAHTGTMLALLALTVVLNGYLFVKIPKGFFPEQDTGQMTGGLRADQSISFQAMQGKLKEIVDLVRRDPAVASVVGFTGGSRAGGGFVFLTLKPKPARKDSSEQVIARLRPQLMRISGATLFLNPVQDVRLGGRSSNSTYQYTLKSDNSGDLRVWADKLTAAMKQQPELTDVDSDTQPHGVESYVSIDRATASRLGIAPVDIDNALYDAFGQRQVSTIYKNLNQYHVIQEVDPAYARDPSALNDLYVPAHATPAVTQVQSGPTAAPVRGASQGNALTQSPRQMVPLSAIARFADAAAPTSINHQDAQLATTVSFNLAPGRSLSDAQDAIARAQAQIGLPANVHGSFQGTAKAFQDTAKSQPLLILAAIVAIYIVLGILYESLIHPLTVLSTLPSAGIGAVLALMLLRMEFSVIALIGLVLLIGIVKKNAILIIDFALDAERARGLDARKAIFEASMLRFRPILMTTLAAALGALPLAIGFGEGAELRQPLGVAIIGGLMASQVLTLLTTPVVYCCLDKLRRPGKNEAWLARAGDAGEAEQPA